Genomic window (Streptomyces cadmiisoli):
CGGCCGTCAGCGAACACCGCGACGACGCAGCGGAGTTCTGGAACAGCATCGCCCCCGGCGAGGCGGGTGCCAGATCCTTCGGTGCCGGTGTCCAGCGCGTCTGGCTCGACGGCCGTGCCAAGGCCCAGCTCGACAGGACGGTGGCGCGTATCGGCGCACCCCAGGCCTGGGAGATGGGCTACAAGGGCGACGGGGTGAAGGTCGCGGTGCTCGACACCGGCTACGACCCCAACCACCCGGACCTCAAGGGCCTCGTCTCCGGTGCGGCCAACTTCACCACCGAGGAGAACACCGACGACGTGGCGGGTCACGGTACCCATGTGACCTCGATCGTCGCGGGTTCCGGCGCTGCTTCCGGCGGTAAGTACAAGGGTGTGGCGCCCGGTGCGGACATCCTGTCGGGCAAGGTGTGCACCGCCGACGGCAACTGCACGTTCTCCGACATCATCGAGGGTCTGGCCTGGTCGGCCGAGCAAGGCGCCAAGGTGGTCAACCTCAGCCTGGGTGACGAGGACACCCCGGAGACCAACGCCGTCGAGGCCATGGTCGAGACCGTCACCCGTGAGCACGGTGTCCTGGTCGTCGCCGCGGCCGGAAACAACGGCCCGGGCAAGGTCCTTTCACCCGCCTCCGTCCAGGGGGCCCTCGCCGTCGGCGCGAGTCAGATCAACGACGAACTCGCCGCGTTCAGCGCGATCGGCCCGCGGGTGGGCGACTTCGGCCTCAAGCCGGACCTCGTGGCACCCGGTGTCGGCGTGGTCGCGGCCAGGGCGGGCGGCACCACCGCCGAGGACGGCTACGTCGGCATGGCAGGGACGTCGATGGCCACGCCGCACGCGGCCGGCGCTGCCGCCATCGTGTTCCAGCAGCACCCCGACTGGACCCCGGAGCAGGTCAAGCGGCAGCTGATGCACTCGGCGACGGGCGGCTTCGAGCGCGGCGCCTTCTTCCAGGGCGCCGGACGCGTCGACGTCGCGCGGGCTGTCGCCCAGCAGGTCACCGCCGAGCCCACCGGATTGGCCTTCGGGCAGATCCGCTGGACCGACAGCGGCCGGCCGCCGATGGACAAGACGATCACCTATCGCAACCCGAGCGACGAGCCCGTCACCCTCGACCTCGCGCTCAACATGTCGTATCACGCGGGCAAGCCCGCACCGGAGGGCCTGTTCCGCCTCGGCGCCGACAAGATCACCGTGCCCGCGCACGGCTCGGCGGACGTCACCCTCACCGCCGCCCCGGAAGCCACCACGGTCTACGCCGCCTTCAGCGGCGTGGTCATCGCGTCCACCTCGGACAAGAACGTCTCGGTGCGCACTCCGGTCGGCATGGAAGTCGAGCAGCCGTCCTACGACCTTCGCCTCGACCTCAAGGGACGCTCCGGCGCGGCTCCCGGCTCCTCGTACCTGACGGTCCGCCCCACCGCCGGAGGCCCCGTCCGCACCGTCGAACTGGCCGGCGAGGGCACCGCCGTGCTGCGGATTCCGCGCGGCACCCACACCCTGCGCGGCTTCTTCTTCGACCCCCGTGCGGACGACCCGTCGCGGACGGAACGCATCGTAGTCGGCGAACCCGAGGTCAAGATGACCTCCGACCGGGATCTCACCATCGACGCCCGGAAGGCGAAGCCCATCGTGGTATCGGCGCCGCGCTCGTCGGCCCGGATCATGTCTGCGCAGGTCGGCACCGTGGACGTCGGCGGCGACGTGCTCTCCCTGGAGGTGGGTGAGGCCGCCGGAAGCACACAGATGAAGGACGTGTACGCGATTCCGAGCCAGCAGAGGTCGGACTCGGAGTTCCGGTACGTCCTGAGCACGGTGTGGGGTGAGCCCACGGCCATCGCCGGTGCCGCCAAGTCGCCGTACATGTACCACCTGACCCGCCCGGTCCGCGGAGGCATTCCCGCCGACCCCGGTTACCGCCCGCGTCAGTCCGAGCTGGCCACGGTCGACAGCACGTTCGCAACCACCGCACCGGGATCCACCGCCAACCGCACGGTCAGCACCCTGGTCGGGGGAGCGCCGTGGGACGCCCACGTGATCCGGGACTTCTCGGTCCCGGCCAAGCGGGTCGACTACTTCTCGGTCGCCGACGGTCTGCGCTGGCAGCCCGCCTTCGACCAGCTCCCGGACTTCGGCTCGCCCAGCGACAGGTTCGGTCAGCTGTTCATCGGCGCAACGCGCAGCTACAAGGCGAACCGCACGGTCGAGGAGCACTGGAACAGCGGAGTCCAGGCCATCGGGCACGTGCCGAACATGAACAACAACTTCCGCGACGGCGACTCGATGAACGTGTCCCTCCAGTTCGCCGCCAACGGGAACATCGACGAAGTCGCCGACAGTTCGACCGCCTGGCCCCAGGCGGAGCTGCGGCGCAACGGGCAAGTGGTCTCCGACCACATCTACCAGATGGACCTCCCTGCCGACACCGTTCCGGCGGACTACCGTCTGACCATCGCGCTCGACCGTGACCCCGCACGCAGCAGTGTTTCCACGAGCGTCCAGGGCGAGTGGCGGTTCCAGTCGCAGACCACGAAGACGCGACAGGCGCTGCCGCTGTACGCGGTGCGCATGTCTCCGGAACTCGACGAGTGGAACCGCACCAAGGCCGGACGTACCTTTGACATTCCGGCCCTGATCGAGCGTGGGACCGGCGCTCCCGAGTCGGCGATCCGCACCTTCACCGCCGAGGTCTCCTACGACGAGGGCAAGACCTGGCACCCCGCCAAGGTGAAGGGCTCCGGCACGGAGCGCACCGTGACCGTGAACCACCCGCACCGACCGTCCGGCGGTTCGGTCTCGCTGCGCACCTACGTCAAGGACGCCGCGGGCAACTCCTTCAAGCAGACCGTGATCAAGGCATACCTCCTCAAGTAGCCGCCATGAGCATCGCAGGGCCCGCCGCACTCCATGCGGCGGGCCCCTGGTGCTGTAGGCACCGACCGGCCACAGGCGCGGGCCGCACCGTTCGCTTCCGGCGCCGAAATGTGGAGATGCGCGATACGTCATCAATACGGCGTCGAAGCGCTGCCTGGTGCGGTGCGCCGGCGCTCTTCGACGACGCGAGTCGAGGATGCCTGATGCCCCGTTGGGGCTCCACCGGCCTCCCGATGAAACTCCCGGCGAGGCGATCGGTTGGCGTACGGTCACCGATGTGGTGCCGTCAGAGCCGGGCTCGCCCGTTCACGCCCACCGCACCGATCCCACCCGAACCCTGGAGGCATCCAAGTGACGGACTGTGTCTTCTGCGAGATCGTCGCCGGGAGAGCCCCGGCCAATGTTGTCAAGGAGTGGGAAGACGCTCTCGCCATCGTTCCGATCCGTCCCGTCGTCCAGGGACACACACTCGTCATTCCCAAGCGGCATGTCACCGACTTCGGAGAAGACCCGGACGTATCGGCCTCGACGATGCGACGCGCGGCGGAACTGGTGGTGGGCGAGCAACCGATGAACCTCATCACCTCACGCGGACGTGAAGCCACGCAGTCGGTGTTCCACCTCCACCTGCATCTCGTCCCACGAGCAGCAAACGATGGCCTCGCCCTGCCCTGGTCCGGCGGACACGGCAAGCAGAGGGCGGAGTGACCCCGGCGACGATGGTTGGCGTGGTCGGCCGGCCACGCCCAGCAGTGCAAGGCATCGTCTCGGGCAGACGCAGGAGCAGAAGCCGCGCTGCTTCGCTCGGGTTTCCGACAGCCGGTGGAATGGGCCAACGGTGCTGCAGAGCCGAAGGCGCACCGCCCATCGACGCTCAGAGGTGCACGACATCGGGCCATCACAACGCACATGCCGAGACAGGCAAGCCTCGCACGCAGGCCCCCGGGTGCCTGTAGCGCGCCACCGGACGGCTGTTGCCGAAGTGGTGCGACCGGGTAGCCGACGGCCGGCAGCACCGATAGCGTAACCGCGTGGACCAGGATGAACGGTTGCTTCACGCCTCGTCGTTCGGCGCAGCGGCGGTCACCTACGCCGAGCACCGCCCGGACTACGCGCAGGCCGCGGTGCGCTGGGCGCTCGACCCCGCGCCTGGCCCGCGCGTACTCGACCTCGGTGCCGGAACCGGCAAGCTGACCGCAACACTCGTCGCGCTGGGTGCCGAAGTCATCGCGGTAGAGCCCGACCCGGCGATGCTGGCCGAACTGCACCGCTGGCTGCCGGATGTCCGTGCGCTGTCGGGTAGTGCCGAGGCCATTCCGCTGCCGGACGGGTCAGTGGATGCCGTGCTGGCCGGCAACGCCATGCACTGGTTCGACATGGCCGTCGCGGGACCCGAGATCGCCAGGGTCCTCGCGCCCGACGGCATCCTGGCCGGTCTGTGGAACGTCATGGACGACGGGGTCGAGTGGGTCTCCGGGCTTGCTCGCGTCAGCGGCAGCGCTGTCATCGGCCCGCGTGACACGCCCGCCAGTTGGCGCGTGGAGACGGCTGAGGCACACCTTCCGAAGACTGGCGAGGCCGCTCGGTTCGGCTTGCCGGAGCAGGTCGAGTTCCCGCACGGGCAGCGGCGCACCGCCGACTCCCTGGTCGCCACCCTCGCGACGCGCGCGGGAGTGCTGGTCATGCCGGAACACGAACAGGAGGCAACGCTGGGCCGGATCCGCGCATTCCTCGCGAGCGGACCGGAGACCGGCCACGGAGAGTTCACTCTCCCGCTGTTGACTGCCGTGCTGCGCGTCCGGCGGCTGTGAAGCACCAGTCGGGAACGAACGATGGGACGCCTCTCGCGAGGACGGCGGATGCGCTACGTGAGGCGTCAATTCTGTAAGACGCTCCTCCCAAGACTCGATTTCCCTTGCGTCACGTTGCATGCAAGGGCCTCGAACGATCATTTCGTGCCTCTGGGATCTTGGCGCTCCTGAGTGAAGCCCAGTAGACTTATCAATAGATCGATGGATTACCGCCGCGCTCACCGCCAACAGTGAACAATCCGGCACCCAAGAATTCAGTTCTCAGATCTGACCCGGGCCACGTATTCGCTTCGGTGATACGTTGCAGAGCCGGGAGGTCCGATATGGCGGAGCTTCGCCACGAGGTACTGGTTCTCGACGGCGTGCGCCGAGAACGGTCGACGCGCTTGCCCGACGGAGGACCGATCGTATCCTCGCCACTGGCATGCACCCTGATCCTGGGGGAGTCCGAGGCCGTCCTGGTCGACCCGCCCTTCACCCGCGATCAGGCACGCAAGGTCGGCGACTGGATCGAAAGCAAGGGAAAGCACCTGGCTCACATTTATGCCACCCACGGGCATGGCGATCACTGGTTCAGCACCGATCTGCTGATGCAACGATTTCCCGACGCCGTTCCTTATGCGACCGAGGGAACAATCCGACTGAT
Coding sequences:
- a CDS encoding HIT family protein is translated as MTDCVFCEIVAGRAPANVVKEWEDALAIVPIRPVVQGHTLVIPKRHVTDFGEDPDVSASTMRRAAELVVGEQPMNLITSRGREATQSVFHLHLHLVPRAANDGLALPWSGGHGKQRAE
- a CDS encoding class I SAM-dependent methyltransferase, producing the protein MDQDERLLHASSFGAAAVTYAEHRPDYAQAAVRWALDPAPGPRVLDLGAGTGKLTATLVALGAEVIAVEPDPAMLAELHRWLPDVRALSGSAEAIPLPDGSVDAVLAGNAMHWFDMAVAGPEIARVLAPDGILAGLWNVMDDGVEWVSGLARVSGSAVIGPRDTPASWRVETAEAHLPKTGEAARFGLPEQVEFPHGQRRTADSLVATLATRAGVLVMPEHEQEATLGRIRAFLASGPETGHGEFTLPLLTAVLRVRRL
- a CDS encoding S8 family peptidase, with the translated sequence MAGLTATPGVAQDSDRGSEQTASAARGETVGSSGVTRHQVTLITGDRVTLEKGPSGRQSVLVQPAEGREHITFIKRQDGRDWTVIPADALPLLAADRMDRALFNVSALVKEKYAGRSSLPLIVEYRGAADTAERRLATAGASKVRTIPGTSFAAVSEHRDDAAEFWNSIAPGEAGARSFGAGVQRVWLDGRAKAQLDRTVARIGAPQAWEMGYKGDGVKVAVLDTGYDPNHPDLKGLVSGAANFTTEENTDDVAGHGTHVTSIVAGSGAASGGKYKGVAPGADILSGKVCTADGNCTFSDIIEGLAWSAEQGAKVVNLSLGDEDTPETNAVEAMVETVTREHGVLVVAAAGNNGPGKVLSPASVQGALAVGASQINDELAAFSAIGPRVGDFGLKPDLVAPGVGVVAARAGGTTAEDGYVGMAGTSMATPHAAGAAAIVFQQHPDWTPEQVKRQLMHSATGGFERGAFFQGAGRVDVARAVAQQVTAEPTGLAFGQIRWTDSGRPPMDKTITYRNPSDEPVTLDLALNMSYHAGKPAPEGLFRLGADKITVPAHGSADVTLTAAPEATTVYAAFSGVVIASTSDKNVSVRTPVGMEVEQPSYDLRLDLKGRSGAAPGSSYLTVRPTAGGPVRTVELAGEGTAVLRIPRGTHTLRGFFFDPRADDPSRTERIVVGEPEVKMTSDRDLTIDARKAKPIVVSAPRSSARIMSAQVGTVDVGGDVLSLEVGEAAGSTQMKDVYAIPSQQRSDSEFRYVLSTVWGEPTAIAGAAKSPYMYHLTRPVRGGIPADPGYRPRQSELATVDSTFATTAPGSTANRTVSTLVGGAPWDAHVIRDFSVPAKRVDYFSVADGLRWQPAFDQLPDFGSPSDRFGQLFIGATRSYKANRTVEEHWNSGVQAIGHVPNMNNNFRDGDSMNVSLQFAANGNIDEVADSSTAWPQAELRRNGQVVSDHIYQMDLPADTVPADYRLTIALDRDPARSSVSTSVQGEWRFQSQTTKTRQALPLYAVRMSPELDEWNRTKAGRTFDIPALIERGTGAPESAIRTFTAEVSYDEGKTWHPAKVKGSGTERTVTVNHPHRPSGGSVSLRTYVKDAAGNSFKQTVIKAYLLK